One stretch of Paenibacillus sp. FSL R5-0341 DNA includes these proteins:
- a CDS encoding amidohydrolase, with product MTTNRWVIHNGKFAVNEGGTTWNVVHGYMVVENDKIVHIGETLPDEDKNCTKVDGKGLFFLPGLINTHGHAAMSLLRGHGDDLALQVWLQEKMWPMEAKMTSEDVYWGTSLSVLEMLKGGTTAFLDMYDHMDQVAKVVEQSGVRAALARGVIGLCSEEEQLRKLEESAAFAREWNGQADGRITTVISPHAPYTCPPDYIEKLVQVANDLNLPLHTHMSETLREVEQNVADYGLRPVAHLEKLGFFSRPSLVAHAVHLNDEEIEILARHDVAVSHNPGSNLKLASGVARVPALLKAGVTVSLGTDGPASNNNLDMFEEMRLAALIHKGVSGDPTAVPAGEALLLGTSYGAKSIFLNNTGALQVGMKADFIALDIEQAHFYPHTDLMSHTIYSASAKDVEHVWVDGKQVVKHGECLTLDEERILRESQLAFDGLLAR from the coding sequence ATGACAACAAATAGATGGGTAATTCACAACGGCAAATTTGCGGTTAATGAAGGCGGCACAACATGGAACGTGGTCCACGGATACATGGTTGTTGAGAATGACAAGATTGTGCATATTGGTGAGACATTGCCGGATGAAGACAAAAATTGTACCAAAGTGGATGGAAAAGGACTGTTCTTCCTGCCGGGTCTGATCAATACGCATGGTCATGCAGCGATGTCGTTGCTCAGAGGGCACGGAGACGATCTTGCGTTGCAAGTATGGTTGCAGGAAAAAATGTGGCCGATGGAAGCGAAAATGACTTCAGAAGACGTATATTGGGGAACTTCGCTATCGGTGCTTGAAATGTTGAAAGGCGGAACTACAGCTTTCCTGGACATGTACGATCACATGGATCAAGTTGCCAAAGTTGTGGAGCAATCCGGCGTTAGAGCAGCACTGGCACGTGGTGTAATTGGGCTGTGCTCGGAAGAAGAGCAACTGCGGAAGCTGGAGGAGTCGGCAGCGTTTGCACGTGAGTGGAATGGACAGGCAGATGGTCGCATTACAACCGTAATCTCGCCACATGCACCATATACATGCCCTCCTGACTACATAGAGAAGCTTGTACAGGTCGCGAACGACCTAAACCTTCCTCTTCATACACATATGTCGGAAACGCTTCGTGAAGTCGAGCAGAACGTGGCTGATTATGGACTGCGTCCTGTAGCACATCTGGAGAAACTGGGCTTTTTCTCCCGTCCATCCCTGGTTGCACATGCGGTGCATCTGAATGACGAAGAGATTGAGATTCTGGCTCGACATGATGTGGCTGTATCCCATAACCCGGGAAGTAACCTGAAACTCGCTTCCGGTGTTGCGCGTGTACCTGCGTTGCTGAAAGCAGGAGTTACCGTGTCACTCGGAACTGACGGACCAGCAAGTAACAACAACCTGGATATGTTCGAGGAAATGAGACTGGCTGCATTGATCCACAAAGGTGTATCTGGTGACCCGACGGCAGTGCCAGCGGGTGAAGCATTACTACTCGGAACGTCATATGGTGCCAAATCTATCTTCTTAAACAATACGGGAGCGCTTCAGGTCGGCATGAAGGCTGATTTTATCGCTTTGGACATTGAACAGGCACACTTCTACCCACATACAGACCTGATGTCACATACCATCTACTCGGCTTCTGCCAAAGATGTAGAGCACGTATGGGTGGATGGCAAACAAGTGGTCAAACATGGCGAATGTCTGACACTGGATGAAGAGCGTATTTTGCGTGAGTCTCAATTGGCATTTGATGGTCTGCTTGCTCGTTAA
- a CDS encoding AAA family ATPase: protein MPKWTKEVAIGFFPVLIIFLAFTGVNIVPILIAAVLVGALLFMMQMRGGITVGAAQERKRKKKGPSKLTFEEIGGQDSAKQELREALDFLIKHEEIRKFGIRPLKGILLTGPPGTGKTLMAKAAAHYTDSVFVAASGSEFVEMYVGVGASRIRDLFKDARTRATKENKENAIIFIDEIDVIGGKREGGQQREYDQTLNQLLTEMDGIYSSDTPRILVIAATNRKEMLDSALTRPGRFDRHIQVDLPDKKGRKHILELHAVNKPLLEGVSLEKTAEESYGFSGAQLESVMNEAAIYAMRDGLLNIEQRHLSLAIDKVMMGEKTDRESSVEEKKRVAIHELGHAIMAELVRPGSVSQVALSPRGQALGYVRHNPQQEQFLYTKRFLEEQIMIALGGAAAEEMYYGGRSTGSRNDFDQATNVVQTMMASGLTSLGIVNMDMVTTEELMRENKLILQELMEQTKRLLEEQRTIFDNSLDILIREEVLSGEQFRCQFRDSALLPA from the coding sequence ATGCCTAAGTGGACAAAAGAAGTTGCCATCGGATTTTTTCCCGTGTTGATTATTTTCCTTGCTTTTACTGGTGTTAATATTGTTCCGATTCTGATTGCAGCGGTGCTTGTCGGAGCGTTACTCTTCATGATGCAAATGCGCGGAGGGATTACCGTAGGTGCTGCACAAGAACGTAAACGCAAGAAAAAAGGACCTTCAAAACTTACATTTGAAGAAATTGGAGGACAGGATAGTGCCAAGCAGGAATTGCGTGAAGCACTTGACTTTCTCATCAAACATGAAGAAATCCGCAAGTTCGGGATTCGTCCTTTAAAAGGCATCTTGCTGACTGGCCCTCCAGGGACAGGGAAAACGTTGATGGCCAAGGCTGCTGCCCATTACACGGATTCTGTTTTCGTAGCAGCATCAGGTAGTGAGTTCGTGGAAATGTATGTTGGTGTGGGTGCCAGCAGAATTCGGGATTTGTTCAAGGACGCGAGAACCCGTGCCACCAAGGAAAATAAGGAAAACGCCATTATATTTATCGATGAGATCGATGTCATCGGGGGTAAACGTGAAGGCGGTCAACAGCGCGAGTATGATCAGACGTTGAATCAGCTCTTGACGGAAATGGACGGAATCTATTCTTCCGATACGCCAAGAATCTTGGTTATCGCTGCAACGAACCGCAAAGAAATGCTGGATAGCGCTCTGACACGTCCAGGACGTTTTGACCGTCATATTCAGGTGGACTTGCCAGATAAGAAAGGCAGAAAACACATACTGGAGCTGCATGCAGTCAATAAACCTCTGTTGGAAGGGGTCAGCCTTGAGAAGACAGCTGAAGAATCGTATGGTTTCTCGGGAGCACAGCTCGAGAGTGTTATGAACGAAGCGGCAATATACGCCATGCGGGACGGGTTGTTAAACATTGAACAGCGGCACTTGTCCCTGGCTATTGATAAAGTCATGATGGGTGAGAAGACAGACCGTGAATCCAGTGTGGAAGAGAAGAAAAGAGTTGCCATCCATGAGTTGGGACATGCCATTATGGCTGAACTCGTTCGTCCAGGCAGTGTAAGCCAGGTGGCACTCAGTCCGCGTGGGCAGGCACTGGGATATGTACGTCATAACCCGCAGCAGGAACAGTTCCTCTATACGAAGCGCTTTCTGGAGGAGCAGATCATGATTGCACTCGGAGGAGCGGCTGCAGAGGAAATGTACTACGGTGGACGGTCAACTGGGTCACGCAATGACTTTGATCAGGCGACCAATGTGGTGCAGACGATGATGGCTTCCGGATTGACTTCACTTGGTATTGTGAACATGGATATGGTCACAACTGAGGAGCTCATGCGGGAGAATAAATTGATTTTGCAAGAACTTATGGAGCAGACGAAAAGGTTGCTTGAAGAACAACGGACAATTTTCGACAATTCCCTCGATATCCTCATTCGTGAGGAAGTATTGTCTGGCGAGCAATTTCGTTGTCAATTTCGTGACAGTGCCCTTTTACCAGCATAA
- the asnS gene encoding asparagine--tRNA ligase yields the protein MNTNCVIRNVNEHVGETVTIGAWINNKRSSGKIQFLQLRDGTGYIQGVVVKSEVSEEIWNNAKSLTQESSLYVTGIIREEPRSASGYEMTVTGVEIIHLTENYPITPKEHGVDFLMDHRHLWLRSTKQRAVMVIRAEIIRAVQQFFDGNGFTQVDPPILTPSSAEGTTNLFHIKYFDEDAYLTQSGQLYMEAAAMALGKVYSFGPTFRAEKSKTRRHLIEFWMIEPEMAFVDHEESLRVQEKFIAHVVQSVLKNCRAELESIGRDVSKLEGIVAPFPRITYDEAIEFLHGQGFDIPWGEDFGAPHETAIAEKYNTPVFITHYPAGIKAFYMKPDPNRPEVVLCADMIAPEGYGEIIGGSQRIDDPELMQQRFEEHNLSDEAYQWYLDLRKYGSVPHSGFGLGLERTVAWICGLDHVRETIAFPRMLYRLYP from the coding sequence ATGAATACGAATTGTGTAATTCGTAATGTGAACGAGCATGTGGGCGAAACCGTAACAATCGGTGCCTGGATTAACAACAAACGTTCCAGCGGTAAAATTCAGTTTTTGCAGCTGCGTGATGGAACCGGATATATTCAAGGGGTAGTTGTGAAAAGTGAAGTTAGTGAAGAGATCTGGAACAATGCCAAGAGCCTGACACAAGAAAGCTCTTTGTATGTTACAGGTATTATTCGTGAAGAACCTCGCAGTGCGTCCGGTTACGAGATGACTGTTACTGGGGTGGAGATCATTCACCTGACTGAAAACTATCCAATCACGCCTAAAGAACATGGTGTTGATTTCTTGATGGACCATCGTCATCTGTGGCTCCGTTCTACGAAGCAACGTGCTGTTATGGTGATTCGTGCAGAAATTATTCGGGCTGTTCAGCAGTTCTTTGATGGTAACGGATTCACGCAAGTGGACCCTCCGATTTTGACACCATCGTCTGCGGAAGGAACAACGAACCTGTTCCACATCAAATACTTTGATGAAGATGCTTATCTGACACAAAGTGGTCAATTGTATATGGAAGCCGCAGCCATGGCGCTGGGTAAAGTATATTCCTTCGGTCCAACATTCCGCGCAGAGAAGTCCAAAACACGTCGTCACTTGATTGAGTTCTGGATGATTGAGCCGGAAATGGCATTTGTAGATCACGAGGAAAGTCTGCGCGTACAAGAGAAATTTATTGCTCATGTCGTTCAATCCGTGTTGAAAAACTGCCGTGCTGAACTGGAATCTATCGGTCGTGACGTATCCAAACTCGAAGGCATCGTAGCTCCATTCCCGCGTATTACGTATGATGAAGCGATTGAATTCCTGCATGGACAAGGCTTCGATATTCCTTGGGGAGAAGACTTTGGTGCACCGCACGAAACAGCGATTGCTGAGAAGTACAATACACCCGTCTTTATCACGCATTACCCTGCTGGAATCAAGGCTTTCTACATGAAACCAGATCCGAATCGTCCTGAAGTTGTTCTCTGTGCGGATATGATTGCACCAGAAGGCTATGGAGAGATTATTGGTGGTTCGCAGCGTATCGATGATCCGGAATTGATGCAACAACGCTTTGAGGAGCACAACCTTTCGGATGAAGCTTACCAATGGTATCTGGATCTACGTAAATACGGATCGGTTCCTCACTCCGGTTTCGGTCTGGGATTGGAGCGGACGGTAGCATGGATCTGTGGATTGGATCATGTACGTGAAACAATCGCATTCCCACGTATGCTCTATCGTCTGTACCCTTAA
- a CDS encoding DUF5590 domain-containing protein, whose translation MKKKKKWIWISLLALVLILFGLQRYYVYVTQDQRKEEELAIQAAQKQLGITSYDELRKYIWGDKEGTDNIYWTLIGKNKDNQDVMVWVKFDANNQPATGANAVHSELLQNGMSEAQIRNRFSSEVPAGEIKRIMPGVVNGIYVWQVYYKDGTHNHYRFYRFSNGEQVDLVYTLPNS comes from the coding sequence TTGAAGAAAAAAAAGAAGTGGATATGGATTTCGCTGCTTGCACTGGTTCTGATTCTGTTTGGACTTCAGCGTTATTACGTCTATGTCACGCAGGACCAACGCAAGGAAGAAGAGCTCGCTATACAGGCAGCACAGAAGCAACTGGGCATTACATCCTATGATGAATTGCGTAAATACATCTGGGGAGACAAAGAAGGCACTGACAACATCTACTGGACCCTGATCGGCAAAAATAAGGATAACCAGGATGTTATGGTCTGGGTTAAATTTGATGCAAACAATCAACCGGCTACGGGTGCAAACGCTGTACACAGTGAGCTGCTGCAGAATGGCATGTCCGAAGCGCAGATACGCAATCGCTTTAGTTCCGAAGTTCCTGCAGGTGAGATTAAGCGAATCATGCCCGGCGTTGTGAATGGAATATATGTGTGGCAAGTGTATTATAAAGACGGTACGCACAACCATTATCGGTTTTATCGTTTTAGCAATGGAGAACAGGTGGACTTGGTCTACACACTCCCGAACAGCTAG
- a CDS encoding acetate kinase, with protein MKVLVINAGSSSLKYQLYNMTDESVLAKGLVERIGMDSSILTHKPTGREDVTEVSEILEHTTAIRKVIDILTDKENGVLDSVSEIQAVGHRVVHGGEAFKESALVDDAAKAEIRRLFDLAPLHNPAAMMGIRAAEANMPGVPQVMVFDTAFHQTMPEKAYLYAIPRVLYKKYKVRRYGAHGTSHDYVSKAAAEYLDRPVEDLKIITCHVGNGGSVTAVKGGVSVDTSMGMTPLEGLMMGTRSGDLDPAIVPYVMNKEELSVSEVNSMLNKHSGLLAISGISSDMREITEGMENGDANSTLAFEMYEYRLRKYIGSYAAAMNGVDVIVFTAGVGENSVVLRQKVCEQLTYLGVELDEALNAIRSGEPRRITTANSKVEVLVVPTNEELVIARDTHRIVLNSQ; from the coding sequence GTGAAAGTACTCGTAATTAATGCGGGGAGTTCCTCGCTCAAATATCAACTGTATAATATGACTGACGAATCTGTACTGGCTAAAGGTCTGGTAGAGCGGATCGGAATGGATTCCTCCATTCTGACGCACAAACCGACAGGCCGTGAGGATGTTACAGAAGTTAGCGAAATTCTGGAACATACAACAGCAATCCGTAAAGTCATCGATATTTTGACTGACAAAGAAAACGGTGTGTTGGATTCCGTAAGTGAAATTCAAGCTGTTGGACACCGTGTTGTTCACGGTGGTGAAGCATTTAAAGAATCTGCATTGGTAGATGATGCTGCCAAAGCTGAAATTCGTCGTTTGTTCGACTTGGCTCCACTCCACAACCCGGCAGCAATGATGGGGATTCGTGCGGCTGAAGCCAATATGCCTGGAGTTCCACAGGTTATGGTCTTCGATACGGCGTTCCATCAAACGATGCCGGAAAAAGCATATCTGTATGCTATTCCTCGTGTACTTTACAAAAAATATAAAGTACGTCGCTACGGCGCGCATGGTACTTCCCATGATTACGTAAGCAAGGCAGCTGCCGAGTATCTGGATCGTCCAGTGGAAGATCTGAAAATCATCACTTGTCACGTGGGTAACGGCGGTAGTGTAACAGCAGTTAAAGGTGGCGTATCTGTGGATACTTCGATGGGTATGACTCCGCTTGAAGGCCTGATGATGGGAACACGTTCTGGTGACCTTGACCCAGCTATCGTACCTTATGTAATGAACAAGGAAGAACTGAGCGTAAGCGAAGTGAACTCCATGTTGAACAAACACAGTGGATTGCTTGCAATCTCCGGAATCAGCAGTGACATGCGTGAGATTACGGAAGGTATGGAGAATGGCGATGCCAACTCCACGCTTGCTTTTGAAATGTACGAATACCGTTTGCGTAAATACATCGGTTCATATGCAGCTGCAATGAATGGTGTAGACGTGATTGTATTTACGGCTGGTGTAGGTGAGAACTCCGTTGTTCTTCGCCAAAAAGTATGTGAGCAGCTCACTTATCTGGGTGTTGAACTGGATGAAGCGCTGAATGCCATTCGTTCTGGCGAACCACGCCGGATCACAACAGCGAATTCCAAAGTGGAAGTTCTCGTTGTGCCAACAAACGAAGAATTGGTTATTGCACGCGATACACACCGAATCGTATTGAATTCTCAGTAA
- a CDS encoding redox-sensing transcriptional repressor Rex encodes MKSDKISEAVVRRLPVYLRYLSELHQREVATVSSQELGQRLDLNPAQIRKDLAYFGDFGRKGIGYDVSYLIEKIRHILKIDQQINVALVGAGNLGQALSNYNAYLKDNMKIVAVFDAYGPKIGSQINSLTVKPMNELTEAVKTDNIRIGIITVPDTEAQNVADQLIESGIEAILNFAPTILKTPPHIRIHHADFTTDLLSLAYYLETGKDDEEDDNK; translated from the coding sequence ATGAAATCAGATAAAATTTCGGAAGCGGTGGTACGACGTCTGCCTGTATACTTGCGCTATTTGAGCGAGTTGCATCAGCGTGAGGTGGCTACGGTGTCTTCTCAAGAGCTTGGACAGAGGCTGGATCTGAATCCGGCCCAAATTCGTAAAGACCTGGCTTACTTCGGTGATTTTGGTCGAAAAGGGATCGGCTATGATGTTTCCTACTTGATTGAGAAAATTCGTCACATCCTCAAAATCGATCAGCAAATTAATGTAGCTCTGGTAGGTGCGGGTAACCTCGGACAGGCCTTGTCCAACTACAACGCATATCTGAAAGACAACATGAAGATTGTTGCTGTATTTGATGCATATGGACCTAAGATTGGTAGTCAAATCAACAGTTTGACGGTAAAACCAATGAATGAATTGACGGAAGCGGTTAAAACGGATAACATCCGCATCGGTATTATTACAGTTCCAGATACGGAAGCTCAAAATGTAGCCGATCAGCTTATTGAATCGGGAATTGAAGCGATCCTTAATTTTGCACCAACAATTCTAAAAACACCGCCGCATATCCGCATTCACCATGCTGACTTTACAACGGATCTGCTTAGTTTGGCCTATTACTTGGAGACTGGAAAGGACGACGAGGAAGATGACAACAAATAG
- a CDS encoding 3-hydroxyacyl-CoA dehydrogenase NAD-binding domain-containing protein codes for MFFKKIGVVGGGTMGQGISQMLAAKGLDVLLVEHTTQKLDHAYDMIETNLDKQLEKWAITKAEKKLILSRITKVAHLAELGTCDMVIETISEDLDAKKAVFSQLDQVCPSNVILASNTSTLSLTELASSTKYPERVIGMHFIHPVSRVDLVEIIRGLKTSDTTFEETRRFVEEVADKKGVMIYESPGFVTSRLICLLINEALHVLQEGVASAEDIDDAMRIGYNFQHGPLEMADRFGLDSVEAALERMFREFGELKYRPSTVLKKMVRAGHLGVKTGEGFFKYDKDGDRL; via the coding sequence ATGTTTTTCAAAAAAATAGGAGTTGTCGGTGGCGGTACGATGGGACAAGGTATTTCCCAGATGCTCGCAGCCAAAGGACTTGATGTGCTTCTCGTGGAGCATACAACACAAAAGCTGGATCATGCATATGACATGATCGAAACGAACCTGGATAAACAACTGGAGAAATGGGCGATTACAAAAGCGGAGAAGAAATTGATTCTTTCCCGTATTACCAAGGTAGCTCATTTGGCTGAACTTGGAACTTGCGACATGGTCATTGAGACGATTTCAGAGGATCTGGATGCGAAAAAAGCAGTATTCAGCCAACTGGACCAAGTTTGCCCAAGTAATGTCATTCTGGCAAGTAACACATCCACGCTGAGTTTGACCGAGCTTGCAAGCTCGACCAAATACCCAGAGCGTGTTATTGGTATGCACTTTATTCACCCGGTATCCCGGGTTGATCTTGTAGAGATTATTCGTGGACTAAAAACTTCGGATACCACATTCGAAGAGACCAGACGTTTCGTAGAAGAAGTAGCGGACAAAAAAGGAGTCATGATCTATGAATCCCCTGGATTCGTAACTTCCCGTCTGATCTGCCTGCTGATTAACGAAGCATTGCATGTATTGCAAGAAGGTGTTGCATCTGCTGAAGATATCGATGATGCAATGCGTATCGGATACAACTTCCAACATGGACCACTCGAAATGGCTGACCGTTTCGGATTGGATTCTGTTGAAGCTGCACTCGAAAGAATGTTCCGTGAATTCGGAGAATTGAAATATCGTCCTTCTACAGTCCTGAAGAAAATGGTGCGTGCAGGACACCTGGGTGTTAAAACAGGCGAAGGATTCTTCAAGTACGACAAGGATGGTGACCGACTGTGA